One window from the genome of Choloepus didactylus isolate mChoDid1 chromosome 2, mChoDid1.pri, whole genome shotgun sequence encodes:
- the CNKSR1 gene encoding LOW QUALITY PROTEIN: connector enhancer of kinase suppressor of ras 1 (The sequence of the model RefSeq protein was modified relative to this genomic sequence to represent the inferred CDS: deleted 1 base in 1 codon), which translates to MGLSHGAYNDLDPREGLDNSLEDYPFEDWELPGKYLLQLCPRSLQALTVWPVGHQELILDGVEQLRALNSGLQRENLKSLTEGLLEGTHIFQSLVQDHLGAFAKTPTEVLNAAVELVHKARGLLFWLNRHLFSHLNDFSACQEIGQLCGELSQALQEDCPAAEKESRVLRICSHVSGICRNILSCSPKELLEQKAVLERVQLDDPLGLEIHTTSNCLHFVSRVSSQVTTASQLHILPGDEVVQVNEQVVVGWPHKNVVRELLREPAEASLVLKKVPVPESPPQTPPQVLDSPHLRLQSLALAPLSSRTPSEEVFAFDLTLNSSSGASPSWTDSFKAPPSPGDPPSLGPEPMPILLPPPSPLLGEETEPPEPPEHPDKSPVPGRKKSKGVATRLSRRRVSCRELGRPDCDGWLLLRKAPSGFMGPRWRRCWFVLKGHTLYWYRQSQDEKAEGLINVSNYSLESGHDQKKKYVFQLTHEVYKPFIFAANTLTDLSMWVRHLITCISKYQSPGRAPPPREEDCYSETEAEDPDDEAGSRSASPSPARAGSPPHRDTSPAATPTQGSPSSASFSSPPDSGEGTLEGMVQGLRQGGVSLLGQLQPFTHEQWRSSFMRRNRDPQLNERVHRVRALQSTLKAKLQELQVLEEVLGDPELTGEKFRRWKEQNQELYSEGLGACGVMQAEGDSQVLTSDSREQSSHPLSSDPEENPQLCPLAPMSNLQPPDL; encoded by the exons ATGGGGCTCAGCCATGGAGCCTACAACGACTTGGACCCCCGGGAAG GACTCGATAATTCCTTGGAGGACTATCCCTTTGAGGATTGGGAGCTGCCAGGCAAGTACCTGCTCCAGCTCTGCCCCCGCAGCCTCCAGGCTCTGACCGTGTGGCCTGTGGGCCACCAGGAGCTCATCCTGGATGGGGTGGAGCAGCTTCGGGCCCTG AACTCCGGACTGCAGAGGGAGAACCTGAAGAGCCTGACGGAGGGGCTGCTGGAGGGGACCCACATCTTCCAGAGCTTAGTCCAAGACCACCTGGGGGCCTTTGCCAAGACCCCCACTGAAGTCCTCAACGCGGCTGTGGAGCTGGTTCACAAAGCTCGCGGCCTCCTCTTCTGGCTCAACAG GCACCTCTTCTCCCACCTGAACGACTTCTCAGCCTGCCAAGAGATCGGGCAGTTGTGCGGGGAGCTGAGCCAGGCCTTGCAGGAG GACTGTCCAGCGGCTGAGAAGGAGAGTCGAGTCCTGAGAATT TGCAGTCACGTGTCTGGGATCTGCCGCAACATTCTGAGCTGTAGCCCCAAGGAGCTCCTGGAGCAGAAGGCCGTGCTAGAGCGGGTGCAGCTGGACGATCCTTTG GGCCTGGAAATCCACACCACCAGCAACTGCCTGCACTTTGTATCTCGAGTGAGCTCCCAG GTCACCACTGCCTCCCAACTGCACATCCTGCCGGGAGACGAGGTTGTGCAGGTCAACGAGCAGGTGGTG GTGGGCTGGCCCCATAAGAACGTGGTACGGGAGCTGCTGCGGGAGCCAGCGGAGGCCAGCCTGGTGTTGAAGAAAGTCCCAGTGCCTGAGAGCCCCCCACAG ACCCCTCCTCAGGTCCTGGACTCCCCACACCTGAGGCTCCAATCCCTGGCTCTGGCCCCGCTGTCTTCCAG GACCCCATCTGAGGAAGTCTTCGCCTTTGACCTGACTTTGAATTCCAGTTCCGGGGCCAGCCCTTCCTGGACAGATAGCTTCAAAGCCCCGCCCTCACCTGGTG ACCCTCCCTCCCTTGGCCCTGAGCCCATGCCCATCCTCCTCCCGCCTCCAAGCCCACTTCTAGGAGAGGAAACAGAGCCCCCAGAGCCCCCAGAACACCCTGATAAG AGTCCTGTCCCTGGTCGGAAGAAATCAAAAG GGGTGGCAACGCGCCTGAGCCGCCGGCGGGTGTCTTGCCGGGAGCTGGGCCGGCCAGACTGCGATGGCTGGCTCCTGCTGCGCAAGGCGCCCAGCGGCTTCATGGGGCCCCGCTGGCGCCGCTGCTGGTTTGTGCTCAAGGGGCACACGCTCTACTGGTACCGCCAGTCCCAG GATGAGAAGGCCGAGGGCCTCATCAATGTCTCCAACTATAGCCTGGAAAGTGGACAtgatcagaagaaaaaata TGTGTTCCAGCTCACCCACGAAGTGTACAAACCCTTCATCTTCGCTGCCAACACCCTGACGGATCTGAGCAT GTGGGTGCGCCATCTCATTACCTGCATTTCCAAGTACCAGTCTCCAGGCCGGGCCCCCCCACCCCGGGAAGAAG aTTGCTACAGTGAGACAGAAGCAGAAGACCCTGACGACGAGGCTGGGTCCCGCTCAGCATCG cccagcccagcccgaGCCGGGAGTCCACCACACAGAGACACGTCACCTGCAGCCACCCCCACACAGGGCAGCCCTTCTTCGGCCTCCTTCAGCTCTCCACCAG atagtggtgaagggaCACTGGAAGGAATGGTACAGGGACTGAGGCAGGGTGGCGTGTCCCTCCTGGGCCAGCTACAGCCCTTCACCCATGAACAATGGCGAAGCTCCTTCATGCGGCGCAACCGAGATCCCCAGCTCAATGAGCGAGTGCACCGTGTGCGGGCGCTACAGAGCACACTGAAG GCAAAGCTGCAGGAGCTGCAGGTCCTGGAGGAAGTGCTGGGCGACCCCGAACTGACTGGAGAGAAGTTCCGACGGTGGAAGGAGCAGAACCAGGAGCTGTACTCAGAGGGCCTGGGGGCTTGCGGAGTGATGCAGGCTGAAGGCGACTCCCAAGTGCTGACCTCTGACTCCAGAGAGCAGTCCTCTCACCCCCTGTCCTCTGACCCTGAGGAGAACCCCCAACTC TGCCCCCTGGCCCCAATGAGCAACCTCCAACCTCCTGACCTCTGA